The Grimontia kaedaensis genome has a window encoding:
- a CDS encoding VOC family protein — translation MEQSIIHIALVVKDYDEAIDFYMNKLKFELIEDTYQPEQDKRWVVVSPPSSNGVTLLLAKASKPEQLDFIGNQAGGRVFLFLNTDDFWRDYHKMVSLGITFVREPKEADYGTVAVFEDLYGNLWDLLQMNDDHPIALRAALCSRLSRW, via the coding sequence ATGGAGCAATCGATCATCCACATTGCCTTGGTCGTGAAAGACTATGACGAAGCGATTGATTTTTACATGAACAAGTTGAAGTTTGAATTGATTGAAGATACTTATCAGCCAGAGCAGGATAAACGTTGGGTTGTAGTGTCACCACCAAGTTCAAACGGCGTGACCTTGTTGTTGGCAAAGGCATCGAAACCTGAACAACTGGATTTCATCGGGAACCAAGCTGGTGGCAGGGTATTCCTGTTTCTGAATACTGATGATTTTTGGCGTGATTACCATAAAATGGTATCGCTGGGAATCACGTTCGTCCGTGAACCGAAAGAGGCGGATTACGGCACGGTCGCTGTGTTTGAAGATTTGTATGGCAATCTCTGGGATTTACTACAAATGAACGATGACCATCCAATAGCCCTTCGTGCTGCTCTGTGTTCAAGATTAAGTAGATGGTGA
- a CDS encoding GNAT family N-acetyltransferase gives MTVSLKPIDIRERHVLENLFSYYVYEFSRPLELNLDSDGKYAFKSETLNPYWLRDDHHPYFILSDGELAGFVLVRRYPPNIAVWDIDQFFVLRKFTGKGVGKKALSAVLNKRLGDWQIRILKENVSVLGFWQSAVEALVEGDYSLGLEVDTDLEMYFIHFQHPSTSKISE, from the coding sequence ATGACAGTGTCTCTAAAGCCTATTGATATCCGAGAACGGCATGTACTAGAGAATCTGTTTTCTTACTATGTGTATGAGTTTTCGCGACCTTTAGAGCTGAACCTTGATAGTGACGGTAAATACGCATTCAAGTCCGAAACCCTTAATCCATATTGGCTTCGTGATGATCACCATCCGTATTTCATTCTGTCTGATGGTGAATTAGCCGGCTTTGTGCTGGTTCGTCGTTATCCACCCAACATTGCTGTGTGGGACATTGACCAGTTCTTTGTCTTACGCAAGTTTACAGGCAAAGGGGTAGGTAAAAAGGCGTTATCAGCTGTGTTGAATAAGCGGTTAGGGGATTGGCAAATCCGCATTCTAAAGGAAAATGTTTCGGTGCTTGGCTTCTGGCAGTCTGCGGTCGAAGCGCTCGTAGAAGGTGACTACTCTTTGGGCTTGGAAGTGGACACCGATTTAGAAATGTATTTTATTCATTTTCAGCATCCAAGCACCTCAAAGATATCAGAGTGA
- a CDS encoding DEAD/DEAH box helicase: MQFEDLGLDKRLLKTMELWGFSTPTDVQASAIPVVCAGKDLLASSKTGSGKTLAFLLPALQRVMRSKAFSRSGPRVVVLAPTRELAKQVYGELRKLLAGTQYKGMLILGGENFNDQAKEFRKDPAFIVATPGRLADHLEHRHLALEGLELLILDEADRMLDLGFAPQLEAINNAASHRRRQTLMFSATLDHQQVNEIAADMLKEPKRVAIGFVNEEHKDIEQRLFLCDHLDHKQALLDRVMEEEQYQQMMIFTATRADTDRLASLFAERGIKAVALSGDLSQSARNRIMNEFERGLHKVMVTTDVASRGLDISNVSHVVNFDMPKHAEEYVHRIGRTGRAGNKGIAISFVGPKDWNSFKSIEGFLDKRMSFVTLEGLEGKFKGLAPKKKKTFSKKPQHKKKTNKPSEKKAASPKKRNKSFYQGVAVGEQVFAVKKKKPAEE, encoded by the coding sequence TTGCAATTTGAAGACCTGGGTTTAGACAAACGCCTACTTAAAACGATGGAACTATGGGGATTTAGCACCCCGACTGATGTGCAGGCTTCTGCCATTCCTGTCGTTTGCGCAGGCAAAGATCTGCTGGCGTCGTCTAAAACCGGATCAGGTAAAACCCTGGCTTTTCTTCTGCCTGCACTGCAACGCGTAATGCGCAGCAAAGCATTTAGCCGTTCTGGCCCTCGTGTTGTCGTTCTTGCACCAACCCGTGAGTTAGCCAAACAGGTTTACGGCGAACTGCGTAAGCTGCTGGCTGGCACCCAATACAAGGGAATGCTGATCCTGGGTGGCGAAAACTTTAATGATCAAGCGAAAGAATTCCGCAAAGATCCTGCGTTCATCGTTGCTACACCGGGCCGCCTTGCAGATCACTTGGAGCATCGTCATTTAGCGCTGGAAGGTCTGGAATTGCTCATTCTCGATGAAGCAGACCGTATGTTAGACCTGGGTTTTGCTCCGCAACTCGAAGCGATCAATAACGCCGCCAGCCATCGTCGTCGTCAAACGCTGATGTTCTCTGCAACTCTGGATCACCAGCAAGTTAACGAGATTGCTGCTGACATGCTCAAAGAGCCAAAGCGCGTTGCAATTGGCTTTGTGAATGAAGAGCACAAAGACATCGAACAACGTCTTTTCCTTTGTGACCATCTTGACCACAAACAAGCCTTGCTCGATCGAGTCATGGAAGAAGAGCAGTACCAGCAGATGATGATCTTCACCGCGACCCGTGCGGATACTGATCGACTGGCTAGCTTGTTCGCAGAACGAGGCATTAAGGCCGTTGCCCTGAGCGGTGATCTCAGCCAAAGCGCACGTAACCGCATAATGAATGAATTTGAGCGTGGTCTTCACAAAGTGATGGTAACCACTGATGTGGCCTCACGTGGTCTGGATATCTCAAACGTATCCCACGTGGTGAACTTTGACATGCCAAAACATGCTGAAGAATATGTTCACCGTATCGGCCGTACCGGTCGAGCAGGTAACAAAGGCATCGCGATTTCTTTCGTAGGTCCTAAAGACTGGAACAGCTTCAAGAGCATTGAAGGTTTCCTTGATAAGCGCATGAGCTTCGTAACTTTAGAAGGCCTTGAAGGCAAGTTCAAAGGCCTGGCTCCGAAGAAAAAGAAAACCTTCAGCAAAAAGCCTCAGCATAAGAAGAAAACCAATAAGCCGTCAGAGAAGAAAGCTGCGTCACCTAAGAAGCGCAACAAGAGCTTCTATCAAGGTGTTGCAGTGGGCGAGCAAGTGTTTGCTGTTAAAAAGAAAAAGCCTGCGGAAGAATAA
- a CDS encoding GNAT family N-acetyltransferase encodes MKTCLGCCLTKREYDEIGDPSPGYEKAFLAFYDDFSMNDPENANYYQAAKVDFSGFVQSLLDESKGINLREGFVPCSHFWLIDDKDNIVGVIRVRHHIDNDFLALKCGHIGYDIAPSHRRKGHGTTMLKLALPRAKSLGISKILITADEDNLASQRIIQANGGQYENTIVGKVNSWPIARYWVECE; translated from the coding sequence GTGAAAACCTGTCTGGGATGTTGTTTAACAAAAAGAGAGTACGATGAAATTGGTGACCCATCACCGGGATATGAAAAAGCATTTCTCGCCTTTTATGATGACTTTTCAATGAATGATCCAGAAAATGCTAATTACTATCAGGCAGCTAAAGTAGACTTTTCTGGCTTCGTTCAAAGCTTGTTAGATGAGTCTAAAGGGATCAACCTTCGGGAAGGATTTGTACCTTGCAGTCACTTTTGGCTGATAGATGACAAAGACAACATTGTTGGGGTTATCCGCGTCCGACACCATATAGACAATGATTTCCTCGCGCTGAAATGTGGCCACATTGGCTATGATATCGCGCCGTCACATCGCCGAAAGGGTCATGGCACCACCATGTTAAAGCTTGCCTTGCCGCGGGCAAAATCACTTGGCATATCCAAAATCCTGATTACGGCTGATGAAGATAATCTGGCCTCTCAAAGAATCATTCAAGCCAATGGTGGCCAGTATGAGAATACAATTGTTGGGAAAGTGAACAGCTGGCCAATTGCACGCTATTGGGTGGAATGCGAATGA
- a CDS encoding DUF302 domain-containing protein, producing MKKLVLAAVASIVITFSAHADNELIKVKSAHSVSQTADNIEGFLKEKGLTQFARINHAANAEKVGLELRPTELIIFGNPKVGTPLMQCAQSVAIDLPQKMLISQDAESNVWLTYNDPMYLKERHNIEGCEKVLKKVSKVLGAISKAATK from the coding sequence ATGAAAAAGTTGGTATTGGCTGCGGTGGCTTCAATAGTAATCACATTTTCTGCACATGCTGACAATGAACTCATCAAAGTAAAAAGCGCACACTCCGTTTCCCAAACAGCAGATAACATCGAAGGGTTTCTCAAGGAAAAAGGGCTCACCCAGTTTGCGCGAATCAATCATGCTGCCAACGCCGAGAAAGTGGGTTTGGAACTACGTCCTACAGAACTGATCATCTTTGGTAATCCAAAGGTTGGTACTCCTTTGATGCAATGTGCACAAAGCGTGGCGATCGATTTGCCACAAAAAATGCTGATAAGCCAAGATGCGGAAAGCAATGTTTGGTTAACTTACAACGACCCAATGTATCTGAAAGAGCGCCACAACATCGAAGGTTGTGAAAAAGTACTGAAGAAAGTGTCTAAAGTGCTTGGTGCGATCAGCAAAGCCGCGACGAAATAA
- a CDS encoding glycosyl hydrolase, producing MKKYCRLLFVTLATLVLTACGGGGGGDTDSGTQLYSLTVNVTDNSRAPLSDATVSVDNISAQTNASGVAEFSLASGTYSVSVQKSGFETSQFTAQLGSTAQTVDISMASTQTVTEGGESGGDTGGGSQGESGDSGAGSEEGSEGEGGSEETGNTSDLTVKVVNADTNETLSAATIEIDGTTLQTDTAGEAVFSLAHGAYQISVSHTEYESKQQITYLSTSEQSVTVALSTKEVEPPVEPPSSNEIAYVYHSSFASSFEFEHQGDAWNSGSTAVWNPSDSQFSQSIQVTSGSSWGAPFAVAAWGNESANSIDTTGFDLLRFKYKSDFASQVEVSIQGVNSTESKVVYSLGTAVALGNDWYEMEVPFPGFDDLTWIGLMFAGDGTVEITDVYLENVPSDAFVTQYGAGNVANTFNPEGYGCTVDHGFWVSNAGVVEPGVPSCDNIGTPKQLYPQIVPELEDQPIATHKWWGSVSFYGEMTIGDPNDAGYITPDPVTARISERGARIMGIPNALQGQGNLFQYVVPDPFNEVFDGIAVANSKHSNMEGYLKDHSDGAMTVEWWADSSPVMEATFVHGSPYVYFKSYDGDFQIKTTSSDGGQKGTFYQNSQSLGVWTDIAGNRNSFLIVGEGNTTFSNVSGNLITVSNLAKEMTVALLPSAGTPSSAESAYFESLARQVVRDVEIAYSVNHTNNEVTVSHTYLDASGNLIETLAGMQPLHWKNSNATPTQYSVRSTRGITKFVQTNGFSYTLPFVGVLPFLPNVADLDLNTLRALVTEYMNGGEHSWNPYTDTYWSGKSYGKAAEIIAIARDIGMTSEANTLTAWLKGELEDWFTADTSGDLDTVKYFVYDELWTTLLGVEESFGAHQQLNDHHFHYGYFVRAAAEVCRTDKSWCGEDQYGPMVDLLIRDYAASKGDDMFPYLRNFDPANGFSWASGHANFALGNNNESTSEAANSYGAIILYGLIKGDQELVDKGIYLHASSAATYWEYWNNLDGYRNASPSYPDLGDSYDNFPDNYNQITTSIIWGQGASFSTWFSPAFAHILGIQGLPLNPLVFHVGLHADYMKDYVELGLTESSNLKPSGLLDGHWRDIWWNLWAMTDADASIADYETVGSNYIPEEGESKAHTYHWIYNWQALGQLETGTGELTADYPAAVAFKNGNTMTYLVYNYDDVAKTVRFSDGTTLNVQANSFGTLVK from the coding sequence TTGAAGAAGTACTGCCGTTTGCTGTTTGTGACGTTAGCAACTCTAGTTCTTACTGCCTGTGGGGGCGGAGGTGGAGGAGATACCGACTCCGGCACTCAACTTTATTCCCTGACTGTGAATGTCACAGACAACTCCCGTGCTCCGTTGAGTGATGCGACAGTGAGTGTTGATAACATAAGCGCTCAAACGAATGCTTCTGGTGTTGCAGAGTTCTCACTCGCCAGCGGCACTTACAGTGTGTCTGTTCAAAAAAGCGGCTTTGAAACCTCTCAGTTTACAGCCCAGTTAGGAAGTACCGCCCAAACTGTCGACATCAGTATGGCATCAACCCAGACTGTAACAGAGGGCGGAGAGAGCGGCGGTGACACTGGCGGTGGCTCCCAGGGCGAATCAGGGGATAGCGGTGCTGGTTCCGAAGAGGGATCAGAAGGCGAAGGCGGAAGCGAAGAGACTGGCAACACTAGCGACTTGACTGTAAAAGTGGTCAATGCGGATACAAACGAAACGCTAAGCGCTGCCACTATTGAAATTGATGGAACAACACTTCAGACCGACACAGCAGGTGAAGCTGTATTCAGTCTGGCTCATGGTGCATATCAGATCTCCGTATCTCATACAGAGTACGAATCTAAACAGCAGATCACCTATCTCTCAACGAGTGAACAGTCAGTAACTGTTGCACTTTCTACTAAAGAAGTGGAACCGCCTGTAGAGCCACCTAGTTCCAATGAAATCGCCTATGTTTACCATTCATCATTCGCCTCTTCTTTCGAATTTGAACATCAGGGTGACGCTTGGAATTCAGGCTCTACAGCAGTATGGAATCCATCGGATAGCCAATTTTCTCAAAGTATTCAGGTAACAAGTGGCAGTAGTTGGGGAGCCCCATTTGCGGTAGCAGCATGGGGTAATGAGTCTGCAAATTCAATTGATACGACAGGTTTTGATCTTCTTCGCTTCAAATACAAATCAGACTTCGCATCGCAAGTTGAAGTGTCTATCCAAGGTGTAAACAGCACAGAATCAAAAGTGGTTTACTCGCTTGGTACTGCTGTTGCTTTGGGTAACGACTGGTATGAAATGGAGGTGCCATTCCCAGGGTTTGACGACCTGACTTGGATTGGTTTGATGTTCGCGGGTGACGGCACTGTTGAAATCACAGACGTTTATCTGGAAAACGTACCGTCAGATGCTTTCGTGACGCAATATGGCGCCGGTAACGTTGCAAATACATTCAACCCTGAAGGTTATGGTTGTACGGTAGACCATGGTTTTTGGGTTTCGAATGCTGGTGTTGTTGAACCGGGTGTACCTTCGTGTGACAACATAGGCACGCCAAAACAGCTTTACCCACAAATCGTTCCTGAGCTGGAAGACCAACCCATTGCTACTCACAAATGGTGGGGTTCTGTTTCATTCTACGGTGAAATGACGATCGGCGATCCGAACGATGCTGGCTACATTACACCTGATCCAGTCACCGCCCGCATTTCAGAGCGCGGTGCAAGAATCATGGGCATTCCCAATGCGTTGCAAGGACAGGGTAACTTGTTCCAATACGTGGTACCTGACCCATTCAATGAAGTATTTGATGGTATTGCCGTTGCAAACAGCAAGCACTCCAATATGGAAGGCTATCTGAAAGACCACAGTGATGGTGCGATGACGGTTGAGTGGTGGGCTGATTCCTCGCCAGTGATGGAAGCCACTTTTGTACATGGTTCACCTTATGTCTATTTCAAGTCTTACGACGGTGATTTCCAGATTAAAACGACCAGCTCTGATGGAGGCCAGAAAGGCACTTTCTATCAAAACAGCCAATCATTGGGTGTCTGGACGGATATTGCAGGCAACAGAAACAGCTTCCTAATCGTTGGTGAAGGCAATACCACCTTTAGTAATGTTTCGGGCAACCTAATTACGGTCAGTAACCTAGCGAAAGAAATGACAGTGGCCCTTTTACCATCAGCGGGCACGCCAAGCAGTGCTGAATCAGCATATTTCGAGAGTCTTGCTCGACAGGTTGTTCGTGATGTAGAGATCGCTTATTCAGTTAATCATACAAATAATGAAGTGACGGTGTCACATACATATCTTGATGCAAGTGGTAATCTAATTGAAACCCTTGCAGGTATGCAGCCTCTGCATTGGAAAAACAGCAATGCAACGCCGACACAATACAGCGTGCGCAGTACTCGCGGTATTACCAAGTTCGTTCAAACTAACGGCTTCAGTTATACGCTGCCATTTGTGGGGGTGTTGCCTTTCTTACCGAATGTTGCTGACCTCGATCTGAACACTTTACGTGCTCTGGTTACTGAATACATGAACGGTGGAGAGCACTCCTGGAACCCTTACACAGACACCTATTGGTCCGGTAAGAGCTATGGTAAAGCTGCCGAAATTATCGCTATTGCACGTGATATTGGTATGACATCAGAAGCCAATACCTTAACCGCTTGGTTGAAGGGTGAACTTGAAGATTGGTTTACCGCTGATACATCTGGAGATCTCGATACCGTTAAGTACTTTGTCTATGACGAGTTATGGACGACCTTATTAGGTGTTGAAGAATCGTTTGGTGCGCATCAACAGCTTAACGACCACCACTTCCACTATGGCTACTTTGTCCGTGCTGCTGCTGAAGTATGTCGCACAGATAAATCATGGTGTGGTGAAGATCAGTATGGGCCAATGGTTGATTTGCTGATCCGCGATTACGCAGCGAGCAAAGGTGATGACATGTTCCCATACTTGCGTAATTTCGATCCGGCCAATGGTTTCTCCTGGGCGTCCGGCCACGCGAACTTTGCGTTGGGTAACAACAACGAATCAACGTCTGAAGCGGCAAACTCTTACGGTGCCATCATCCTTTATGGGTTAATTAAAGGTGACCAAGAGTTGGTAGACAAAGGTATCTATCTACACGCTTCCTCTGCTGCGACGTATTGGGAATATTGGAACAACCTTGATGGTTACCGAAATGCCTCGCCGTCCTACCCAGATCTGGGCGACAGCTATGACAATTTCCCGGATAACTATAACCAGATCACGACATCGATCATCTGGGGACAAGGCGCTTCTTTCTCGACCTGGTTCAGCCCTGCCTTTGCGCACATTCTGGGCATACAAGGATTACCGCTGAACCCATTGGTATTCCATGTTGGTTTGCATGCGGACTACATGAAAGATTACGTCGAGCTGGGTTTGACAGAGTCTTCAAACCTTAAACCTTCGGGTTTGCTGGACGGCCACTGGCGAGATATCTGGTGGAACCTTTGGGCGATGACAGATGCTGATGCGTCTATAGCAGATTATGAAACCGTAGGCTCCAACTACATACCGGAAGAGGGGGAATCAAAAGCCCATACCTACCATTGGATATACAACTGGCAGGCGTTGGGACAACTTGAAACCGGAACGGGCGAATTGACAGCAGATTACCCTGCGGCTGTAGCCTTCAAAAACGGGAATACGATGACATACCTTGTCTACAACTATGATGATGTAGCCAAGACCGTGCGATTCAGTGATGGAACAACGCTGAACGTACAAGCAAACAGTTTTGGCACCTTGGTGAAGTAA
- a CDS encoding alpha/beta fold hydrolase, whose translation MNSIQINGKNMSYLDVGEGPVVLLGHSYLWDSEMWRPQIDVLSQNYRCIVPELWAHGQSDAAPESTTSLIHYADDILSLMDQLDIDKFALIGLSVGGMWGAELALKAPTRVNALVLMDTFIGYEPEVAKAKYFGMFDTIEQMGLIPPPMIDAITPLFFASDAETANPKLVADFREKLANLKDEDARNVVIVGRMVFDRRDTFDDIEKLTLPTLIMVGAEDKPRPPLESMLMHDAIDGSEYIVIPNAGHISNLEQEVFVTEALSKFLSSQR comes from the coding sequence ATGAATTCAATTCAGATAAACGGCAAAAATATGTCGTACTTGGATGTTGGTGAAGGTCCAGTTGTACTGCTAGGTCACAGCTATTTGTGGGACAGTGAAATGTGGCGTCCACAGATTGATGTGCTAAGCCAAAACTATCGCTGCATCGTTCCGGAACTATGGGCTCATGGTCAGTCGGATGCAGCGCCGGAAAGCACCACTTCGCTGATTCACTATGCTGATGACATTCTGTCATTGATGGATCAACTTGATATCGACAAATTTGCGTTGATTGGCTTGTCAGTTGGGGGAATGTGGGGTGCAGAGCTAGCTTTAAAAGCGCCAACACGTGTAAATGCCTTAGTATTGATGGACACATTCATTGGTTATGAGCCTGAAGTAGCTAAAGCTAAATATTTCGGCATGTTCGATACCATTGAGCAAATGGGGCTCATTCCGCCACCAATGATCGACGCGATTACGCCTTTGTTCTTCGCCAGTGATGCGGAAACGGCCAATCCAAAATTGGTCGCCGATTTCAGGGAAAAGCTAGCAAATCTGAAAGATGAAGATGCGAGAAACGTTGTCATAGTGGGCCGTATGGTCTTTGACCGCAGAGATACCTTTGACGATATCGAAAAACTGACTTTGCCGACACTTATCATGGTCGGTGCCGAAGACAAACCGCGCCCGCCGCTCGAATCCATGTTGATGCATGATGCGATTGATGGCAGCGAATACATCGTCATTCCAAATGCTGGTCACATTAGCAATCTTGAGCAAGAAGTATTTGTTACCGAAGCATTGAGCAAGTTTCTCTCAAGCCAGCGATAA
- a CDS encoding spondin domain-containing protein, whose protein sequence is MNSRLIIIAGSALALAGCPFDSDDNTTNPSQSSPPEAETTQMATYEVTVTNATSAQPLSPIALLAHDNNYTLFKTGEASSDALEIMAESGDNTGLIDMSSLESVHTTASGNGIVPPGSAETLSFDIDLSKAKYLSLGTMLVNTNDAFAGFTQFDLSSVDEGITRTFGAEVWDAGTEGNDELAASIPGPAGGGEGFNPARNDNNRVTIHAGVISQDDGLTTSALFGHHRFDNPGIKVSIKRVN, encoded by the coding sequence ATGAACTCTCGTTTAATTATTATTGCTGGCTCGGCGCTTGCTCTGGCAGGTTGCCCATTCGACTCAGATGACAATACAACTAACCCGTCACAATCCTCGCCACCAGAGGCTGAAACCACTCAAATGGCCACGTATGAAGTCACAGTGACCAACGCCACTTCGGCACAACCATTATCACCGATTGCTTTGTTAGCTCACGATAACAACTATACGTTGTTTAAGACTGGTGAAGCCTCGTCAGACGCGCTGGAGATCATGGCAGAGTCTGGAGACAATACAGGATTAATCGATATGTCTTCACTGGAAAGTGTTCATACAACAGCAAGCGGCAACGGAATTGTGCCGCCTGGAAGTGCCGAAACCCTTTCTTTTGACATTGACCTATCAAAAGCAAAATACCTCTCTCTCGGCACCATGCTGGTCAACACAAATGATGCATTTGCTGGTTTTACTCAGTTTGATCTTTCAAGCGTCGACGAAGGCATCACGCGCACATTTGGCGCAGAAGTATGGGATGCAGGAACAGAGGGCAATGATGAGTTGGCAGCCAGTATTCCTGGGCCGGCCGGTGGCGGAGAAGGTTTTAATCCAGCGAGAAATGATAATAACCGTGTCACCATTCATGCAGGTGTTATCTCTCAAGATGATGGGTTAACAACGTCTGCTCTGTTTGGGCATCATCGTTTTGATAATCCCGGCATAAAAGTCAGCATCAAACGGGTCAACTAG
- a CDS encoding glutaredoxin family protein: MTKPIKVTLYRWGGSWGPFSVKIPCGECTLTKDILKDTFEKELGDVPIELEVKDWLSHWWEPLKVGAWHAPILMVEGKLVSQGEALNRGVLVQSVIKEWTKRDTLQGNIVYGKATCPYCVKAKEMLAEAGIEYNYHDVVVESAALYRMIPEVKAIIGEKTPVTVPQIWMDGKYIGGADNLEQWLASKTNA, translated from the coding sequence GTGACTAAGCCAATCAAAGTAACGCTATATCGCTGGGGTGGCAGTTGGGGACCTTTCAGTGTGAAAATCCCATGCGGGGAATGCACACTTACCAAAGACATCCTGAAAGATACTTTTGAAAAAGAGCTCGGTGATGTGCCTATCGAGCTGGAAGTGAAAGATTGGCTTTCGCATTGGTGGGAACCACTTAAAGTGGGGGCATGGCATGCGCCAATCCTGATGGTAGAAGGTAAGCTCGTTAGCCAGGGTGAAGCGCTTAATCGCGGAGTACTGGTTCAATCTGTTATCAAGGAGTGGACGAAGCGTGACACCCTGCAAGGCAACATTGTTTATGGCAAAGCAACGTGTCCGTATTGCGTGAAAGCCAAAGAAATGTTGGCAGAAGCCGGGATTGAATATAACTACCACGATGTGGTGGTTGAAAGCGCCGCTTTATATCGAATGATCCCGGAGGTAAAAGCCATCATTGGTGAGAAAACGCCGGTTACCGTTCCTCAAATCTGGATGGATGGAAAATACATCGGTGGGGCAGATAACCTAGAGCAATGGCTGGCTTCGAAAACTAACGCGTAA
- a CDS encoding spondin domain-containing protein: MRKPTKLNLTAIALTCSMASASGLAAQLDISLTNATKGIYFTPLLVAAHDSSSFLFRAGTSASAELESMAEGGDISGLSSAITNAGGIVVENPASGPLAPATGTDFSIDTGEMGYLSLTAMLLPTNDGFVGLDSWPIPSEPGTYHIKLNGYDAGTEANDELSTSIPNPPFLTFGANGTGVETTVNNNTVHVHPGNIGDGDANGGRSDVDFSVHRWLNPVAVMTVVVN; this comes from the coding sequence ATGAGAAAGCCCACCAAATTAAATCTAACAGCAATCGCCCTGACCTGTTCAATGGCTTCCGCTTCTGGCCTCGCAGCTCAACTCGATATCAGTTTAACCAATGCGACCAAAGGCATTTACTTTACCCCTCTGCTTGTTGCGGCTCACGATAGTTCTTCGTTTTTATTTAGAGCAGGAACCAGTGCGTCTGCGGAGCTAGAATCAATGGCTGAAGGGGGTGATATCTCAGGTTTATCTTCTGCTATCACAAACGCTGGAGGAATTGTTGTTGAAAACCCTGCTTCTGGCCCTTTGGCACCGGCAACTGGCACTGACTTTTCTATCGATACCGGAGAAATGGGTTATCTCTCATTAACTGCCATGCTACTGCCAACAAACGATGGATTCGTAGGATTAGATAGCTGGCCAATTCCTTCAGAGCCGGGAACTTATCACATCAAGTTGAATGGTTATGATGCTGGTACAGAAGCAAACGATGAGTTGAGCACAAGCATCCCTAACCCTCCTTTCCTCACCTTTGGTGCGAATGGTACTGGCGTGGAAACAACGGTTAACAATAATACCGTTCATGTTCACCCAGGTAACATTGGAGATGGTGATGCAAATGGCGGTCGAAGCGACGTCGACTTCTCTGTTCACCGCTGGTTAAATCCTGTTGCTGTAATGACTGTTGTCGTTAACTAA